One window of the Nitrospira sp. genome contains the following:
- a CDS encoding molybdopterin-dependent oxidoreductase: MGLKPATNPDVEATSIELSIDGKTVSAKDGVSLYDVISSTGKIIPAMCYHYTFDPFGSCGMCLVMQEGKKAPVRSCTAKATAGMVIRTEGEDLFLARKKAVEKHLSVHPLDCPVCDADGHCELQDMAFQHGVTNLASAKQKFIPEDTRSLVLDFNMNRCIACAECINVCKDVLMIDALQFMKKGGFNQVVAKGDLPLSCEFCGDCLAVCPVGAITNKYSKYLYKPWQMKKTASTCNYCGDGCQLYLETKDSEVIRVTSPLSWKNKWGDREETAKGHGGLCVRGRFGFEYLDSKTRLTQPLVREGNQLVPKPWLEAMHQVVDRFAEVKQKHGSDAIAGLITARCTNEELYLFQKLMRTVFGSNHLDSSARYGHMNFVHASRHALGFGRTPNDWEDLTKAKAILVLGSNITETNPLTAVRIKEAIRVYKAQVVVLDSTVTNIGKLASHPFLIKPGTEGWVIDGLVKATLEQDLVNETAVARYPKAFEALKAAIATLSLEQIATYTGIAVDAYRDIAAIMAEAPRSIFLCAEGIVRRPDGYQNVLKLIDLAWITGKLGQPGCGVNTLTEEPNEQGAVDMGVAPEFLPGQSRYDDTAARERFSKAWEVTLPATTTGANLIEILKRCKSGQIKALYVIGENPLATLPASVEVRSALERLELLVVQDPFLTDTGRQAHFVLPACTYAEKEGTFTNLEGRVLRVRQAMDPVGESLPDWHIMTALANALGAQWGYESANDIQAEMMKLLPGYYNLGQPRKVTPAPDQYLTNGYAAEVKTRYRPAAPVTDSKRPFALVMGQLLAHSGKMSTEAPGLINIAPNTGKLRMNAGDMQRLGLQEGTKVRVTSERGSLQLGVQPDIAQAPNTCFFPEHFNEPPVKDLMAVQVDAVTGVPSFKQTWVSIEKA; the protein is encoded by the coding sequence ATGGGCTTGAAGCCAGCCACCAATCCGGATGTCGAAGCGACGTCGATCGAGCTCAGCATCGACGGGAAGACGGTCTCCGCCAAAGACGGCGTCTCGCTGTATGACGTCATTTCCAGCACGGGCAAGATCATCCCGGCCATGTGCTATCACTATACATTCGACCCCTTCGGCTCGTGCGGTATGTGCCTCGTCATGCAGGAAGGGAAGAAAGCTCCGGTTCGCTCTTGCACGGCCAAAGCCACCGCAGGAATGGTGATCCGCACGGAAGGCGAGGATCTCTTCCTCGCGCGAAAGAAAGCCGTCGAAAAACATCTCTCGGTCCATCCGCTGGATTGTCCGGTCTGTGACGCCGACGGTCACTGCGAACTCCAGGACATGGCGTTTCAGCACGGTGTGACCAATCTGGCCAGCGCAAAACAGAAATTTATTCCGGAAGACACCCGCAGCCTCGTCCTCGACTTCAACATGAACCGCTGCATCGCCTGCGCCGAATGCATCAACGTCTGTAAAGACGTGCTGATGATCGATGCCTTGCAATTCATGAAAAAGGGCGGATTCAACCAGGTCGTCGCGAAAGGCGATCTCCCGCTGTCCTGCGAATTCTGCGGTGACTGTCTTGCCGTATGCCCCGTCGGCGCGATCACAAACAAATATTCGAAATACCTCTACAAGCCCTGGCAGATGAAGAAGACCGCCAGCACGTGCAACTATTGCGGCGACGGCTGCCAGCTCTACCTGGAAACGAAAGACTCCGAAGTCATCCGTGTGACGTCCCCGCTGTCCTGGAAAAACAAATGGGGCGATCGCGAGGAAACCGCCAAGGGACACGGTGGACTCTGCGTGCGGGGACGATTCGGATTCGAGTATCTCGACAGCAAGACTCGGCTCACTCAGCCGCTCGTGCGCGAGGGCAATCAGCTCGTGCCCAAGCCCTGGCTCGAAGCGATGCACCAGGTCGTCGACCGTTTCGCCGAAGTGAAGCAGAAACACGGCTCGGACGCGATTGCCGGATTGATTACCGCCCGTTGCACAAACGAAGAGCTCTATCTGTTCCAAAAGCTCATGCGGACCGTGTTCGGCAGCAATCATCTCGACAGCAGCGCCCGCTACGGACATATGAATTTCGTCCATGCCTCGCGCCATGCCCTGGGCTTCGGCCGGACCCCTAACGACTGGGAAGACCTCACCAAAGCCAAAGCCATTCTGGTGCTCGGCTCCAACATCACCGAGACCAATCCCTTGACTGCTGTCCGCATCAAGGAAGCCATTCGGGTCTACAAAGCCCAGGTGGTCGTGCTCGATTCGACCGTCACGAATATCGGAAAGCTGGCCTCCCATCCATTCCTCATCAAGCCCGGCACGGAGGGATGGGTGATTGATGGGCTCGTTAAAGCCACGCTCGAGCAAGATCTGGTAAACGAAACCGCGGTCGCCCGCTATCCGAAAGCCTTTGAGGCATTGAAAGCCGCCATAGCCACTCTGTCACTCGAACAGATTGCCACGTACACCGGAATTGCCGTCGACGCCTATCGGGACATCGCCGCCATCATGGCCGAAGCTCCGCGCTCGATTTTCTTGTGCGCGGAAGGCATCGTGCGGCGGCCTGATGGCTATCAAAACGTGCTCAAGCTCATCGACCTGGCCTGGATTACCGGCAAGCTCGGCCAGCCCGGTTGCGGCGTCAACACCCTGACCGAGGAGCCGAACGAGCAGGGCGCCGTCGACATGGGCGTTGCGCCTGAATTCCTGCCAGGCCAGAGCCGTTACGACGATACGGCGGCACGGGAACGATTCAGCAAAGCGTGGGAGGTCACATTACCCGCCACTACAACCGGCGCCAACCTGATTGAAATTTTGAAGCGCTGCAAGAGCGGTCAGATCAAGGCCTTGTATGTCATCGGCGAAAATCCCTTGGCCACACTCCCGGCCTCGGTTGAAGTCCGCAGTGCGCTCGAACGCCTCGAACTGCTGGTTGTGCAAGATCCCTTCTTGACCGACACGGGTCGTCAGGCGCATTTTGTCCTGCCTGCTTGCACGTACGCGGAGAAAGAGGGGACATTTACAAATCTGGAGGGGCGCGTGCTGCGTGTGCGCCAGGCCATGGATCCCGTCGGAGAAAGCCTGCCGGACTGGCACATTATGACAGCGCTGGCCAATGCACTGGGAGCCCAGTGGGGATACGAATCGGCCAACGACATTCAAGCCGAGATGATGAAACTCTTGCCTGGGTACTACAACCTCGGCCAGCCGCGTAAAGTGACGCCGGCTCCCGATCAGTACCTGACAAACGGGTACGCCGCCGAAGTGAAGACTCGCTATCGCCCCGCGGCGCCCGTCACCGATTCCAAACGGCCCTTCGCGCTAGTGATGGGACAATTGCTCGCCCATTCTGGCAAGATGTCGACAGAGGCGCCGGGACTGATCAACATTGCGCCAAACACCGGAAAGCTTCGGATGAACGCAGGCGATATGCAACGACTGGGACTCCAGGAAGGCACAAAGGTTCGCGTGACCTCTGAACGGGGTTCGCTCCAACTGGGCGTGCAGCCCGATATTGCGCAGGCACCGAACACCTGCTTCTTCCCGGAGCATTTCAATGAACCCCCGGTCAAAGACTTGATGGCCGTACAGGTCGATGCCGTAACCGGCGTGCCGTCCTTTAAACAGACCTGGGTCAGTATCGAAAAGGCTTAA
- the nuoD gene encoding NADH dehydrogenase (quinone) subunit D, with protein sequence MAFEDQRTTVYKVDPEHPESESLPTLRTEELLLNMGPQHPSTHGVLKVILELEGERLVKSTPVLGFLHRGVEKLAEDGTYHQFIPHTDRLDYVCAMYNNFAYCRAVEKLLNLQVPDRAEYLRTIVAEVQRIIGHQFWLGTQALDIGAMTVFFYCFRDREILLDWFDELCGARLTTSWYRIGGVERDFTPSLLDKLKKFLDYFPPKIDEYIVFLETNRIWVARTKGVAVISAEDAVSFGLSGPTLRGSGVDYDLRKYEPYSAYPKCEFSVPVGKNGDTYDRYWIRVMELYESVKIIRQCLEQMQEGPIMADVPSVTLPPKERVFTNLEAMIQQFKLFSQGFNAPPGEIYCGTEAHKGELGFHIVSTGGGKPYRLKIRAPSFIHMGAFDYMSRGYMIADAITLFGTYDIVMGECDR encoded by the coding sequence ATGGCGTTTGAAGATCAGAGAACCACCGTCTATAAAGTCGACCCGGAACATCCGGAGAGCGAGTCGCTGCCGACGCTTCGCACCGAAGAACTGCTGCTCAACATGGGGCCTCAGCATCCCAGCACCCATGGCGTCCTCAAGGTCATCTTGGAATTAGAAGGGGAACGGCTCGTAAAATCCACGCCGGTCCTAGGATTCCTCCACCGCGGCGTAGAAAAACTGGCTGAGGACGGCACCTATCATCAATTCATTCCCCATACGGACCGGCTCGATTATGTCTGCGCGATGTACAACAACTTCGCTTATTGCCGCGCCGTCGAGAAACTCCTGAATCTCCAAGTGCCCGATCGGGCTGAGTACCTCCGTACCATCGTCGCCGAAGTTCAGCGCATCATCGGCCATCAGTTCTGGCTGGGAACCCAAGCGCTCGACATCGGCGCCATGACCGTGTTCTTCTATTGTTTCCGCGACCGGGAAATCCTCTTGGACTGGTTCGATGAACTCTGCGGAGCTCGCCTAACGACGAGCTGGTACCGGATCGGCGGGGTCGAACGCGATTTCACGCCGTCCTTACTCGACAAACTCAAGAAATTTCTCGACTACTTTCCGCCCAAGATCGATGAGTACATCGTCTTCCTGGAGACCAACCGCATCTGGGTTGCGCGCACTAAAGGCGTCGCCGTCATCTCGGCGGAAGATGCCGTCAGCTTCGGCCTCAGCGGCCCGACCTTGCGCGGATCTGGCGTCGACTATGATCTGCGTAAGTACGAGCCCTATTCGGCCTATCCCAAATGCGAATTCAGCGTTCCCGTGGGAAAGAACGGCGACACGTACGATCGCTATTGGATTCGGGTCATGGAACTCTACGAGAGCGTAAAAATCATCCGGCAATGTCTCGAGCAAATGCAGGAAGGTCCGATTATGGCGGACGTCCCGAGCGTGACGCTGCCGCCGAAAGAACGCGTCTTTACGAATCTCGAGGCCATGATCCAGCAGTTCAAACTGTTCTCCCAGGGTTTCAACGCACCTCCAGGGGAAATCTACTGCGGAACGGAAGCGCATAAGGGTGAGTTGGGCTTCCACATTGTCAGTACAGGCGGCGGAAAACCTTATCGCCTGAAAATCCGCGCCCCTTCCTTCATCCATATGGGCGCATTTGATTACATGTCACGCGGGTATATGATCGCCGACGCCATCACGTTGTTCGGCACGTACGATATCGTCATGGGCGAATGCGACCGGTAG
- a CDS encoding NADH-quinone oxidoreductase subunit C has translation MHQLAQRVQDTFPVAFLSSTEWRGDISVTVTRDKVHEVAQFLHDDPGMDFDYIVHVSSVDWPDDEERFEVVWEFYAIRKRQRIRLKTRVPESDCIVDSLTDIWKGADFMEREVYDMMGIRFRNHPDLRRILMPDDYTEGYPLRKDFPLRGKGWRDTFDFLDEVPR, from the coding sequence ATGCATCAACTGGCACAACGAGTTCAAGACACCTTTCCCGTGGCCTTCCTGTCATCGACGGAATGGCGCGGCGATATCTCCGTCACCGTCACGAGAGACAAAGTGCACGAAGTCGCTCAGTTCCTGCACGATGATCCTGGGATGGACTTTGACTATATCGTCCATGTCAGCTCCGTGGACTGGCCCGATGACGAAGAGCGTTTTGAAGTGGTCTGGGAATTCTATGCGATCCGGAAGCGGCAGCGCATCAGACTCAAGACCCGAGTCCCGGAATCGGATTGTATCGTCGACTCCCTCACCGACATCTGGAAAGGTGCCGACTTCATGGAGCGCGAAGTGTACGACATGATGGGGATCCGCTTCCGCAACCATCCGGACCTGCGCCGCATCCTCATGCCCGACGATTACACCGAAGGCTATCCGCTGCGGAAAGATTTTCCGCTCCGCGGCAAAGGCTGGCGAGACACGTTTGATTTCCTCGACGAAGTGCCGCGATAG
- a CDS encoding NADH-quinone oxidoreductase subunit B family protein: MGLIQLGRPDKDSSPDVITTTVEKAVNWARKGSLWPMTFGLACCAIEMIAAVSSRYDMDRYGAGVFRASPRQSDLMIVAGTVCRRMAPVIRKIYDQMPEPKYVIAMGSCATSGNIYDSYSVVQGVDRFVPVDIYVPGCPPTPEALFDGILKLQERIMQKRVFVTQPDQVKPSVKV, translated from the coding sequence ATGGGACTGATCCAACTGGGGCGGCCAGACAAGGACAGCTCTCCCGATGTCATTACGACGACTGTCGAAAAAGCTGTGAACTGGGCACGCAAAGGCTCGCTCTGGCCCATGACCTTCGGCCTGGCCTGCTGTGCGATCGAAATGATCGCCGCGGTGTCATCCCGCTATGACATGGATCGCTACGGAGCCGGTGTCTTTCGTGCGTCCCCCAGACAGTCCGACTTGATGATTGTTGCTGGAACGGTCTGTCGCCGCATGGCCCCTGTGATCCGTAAAATTTACGATCAGATGCCCGAACCCAAATACGTCATCGCCATGGGATCCTGCGCTACCTCCGGCAATATCTATGACAGCTATAGCGTCGTCCAGGGTGTCGATCGATTCGTTCCCGTCGATATCTATGTCCCGGGTTGCCCTCCCACGCCAGAGGCGCTGTTCGACGGCATCCTGAAACTGCAAGAGCGGATCATGCAAAAGCGTGTGTTTGTCACACAGCCCGACCAGGTCAAACCAAGCGTGAAGGTCTAG
- the ndhC gene encoding NADH-quinone oxidoreductase subunit A, translated as MTGFDLLLEYLTRYFPILLFIFIALAFGVVTLVISYFVQPRYPEPEKLSTYECGSEPFSDARMPFPVRYYVFAMLFVIFDIEVIFLYPWAIVFEKLGIIGLVEMMVFIALFLVAYVYAWRKGALEWD; from the coding sequence ATGACCGGCTTTGATCTTCTGCTCGAGTATCTCACCAGGTATTTCCCGATACTTCTATTCATATTTATTGCTCTGGCCTTTGGGGTCGTCACCCTGGTGATCAGTTATTTCGTACAACCACGGTACCCTGAGCCGGAAAAGCTATCGACCTATGAGTGCGGATCCGAACCGTTTTCAGACGCTCGCATGCCGTTTCCCGTCCGGTATTACGTCTTTGCGATGCTCTTTGTGATCTTCGACATTGAAGTCATATTTCTCTATCCCTGGGCCATCGTATTCGAAAAGCTCGGGATCATTGGGTTGGTTGAAATGATGGTGTTTATCGCGCTGTTCCTGGTCGCGTATGTCTATGCCTGGAGAAAAGGGGCACTTGAATGGGACTGA
- a CDS encoding OmpA family protein, whose product MKTTTSLFLALTLCVVAVPSGAQPVDTSTIRFGEGALAFAEGAIQKTTPRDGIVNLITGDNQSTGDRMILGQNDALYLKLDNPHDVAPGDLYTVYRRVRKVFHPATGEYLGFVIIRLAVVQATQVDHALTTVQVVRSYGVVAPGDPVMRFVPPASAEEPSQVSEVAELRGMIVELQADKPMTLVSQFDVVYLDRGRGDGLRSGDILELHRHSQGLPPRKIGQLKVIATEDRTATAMIQGATTRVMKGDRFKLAGHSAPAVLPVETPVQPLSQPKSLQMEKTVAAVPSDLVARKLKVQDASGESRLNLGEITNFLRYDSGEASIRPEGYKILDQLIEYLRTSGDARMIRVEGHADNVEIGPTLKSRYPSNWELSKARASGVLRYLVEKGGLDSARLASVGYGDGRPVATNATEEGRTSNRRVEVLLYAPTSTEANPPQPAMPKTADKPDSDPASLSAKGAHDSSSVPAASDAAGGPSDSSVIGQDALPADHGPGTLSLPDSSGPVGLPDPTAQDPAVPTGRPLE is encoded by the coding sequence ATGAAAACGACTACGTCTCTTTTCTTGGCCCTGACATTGTGTGTGGTCGCGGTCCCTTCTGGCGCCCAGCCGGTTGACACGAGCACCATACGATTTGGGGAAGGAGCCTTGGCATTCGCTGAGGGAGCGATTCAAAAAACGACGCCTCGTGATGGCATTGTAAACCTCATCACCGGGGATAATCAGTCGACCGGCGATCGAATGATTTTGGGACAAAATGATGCGTTGTATCTCAAGCTCGATAATCCGCATGACGTCGCGCCGGGGGATCTCTATACCGTCTATCGTCGAGTGCGGAAAGTCTTTCACCCGGCCACGGGCGAATATCTTGGGTTTGTCATAATACGGCTGGCGGTCGTGCAGGCGACGCAAGTGGATCATGCCTTAACGACGGTTCAGGTTGTTCGGAGTTACGGCGTCGTTGCGCCCGGCGATCCCGTGATGCGCTTTGTGCCGCCGGCTTCTGCAGAAGAGCCCAGCCAAGTGAGTGAAGTGGCGGAACTTCGGGGAATGATTGTTGAGCTCCAGGCCGATAAGCCTATGACGCTGGTCTCGCAGTTCGATGTGGTCTATCTCGACCGTGGGAGGGGAGATGGCCTCAGGAGCGGAGACATTCTGGAGTTGCATCGCCACAGCCAGGGACTCCCGCCGCGGAAGATCGGACAATTGAAAGTGATCGCGACAGAGGATCGGACGGCGACCGCCATGATCCAGGGCGCCACGACTAGAGTCATGAAAGGAGATCGATTCAAGCTCGCAGGGCATTCGGCGCCGGCGGTTTTACCCGTCGAGACTCCTGTTCAGCCGCTGTCTCAGCCCAAGTCCCTTCAGATGGAGAAGACGGTGGCAGCCGTTCCGTCGGATCTCGTTGCGAGGAAGCTGAAGGTGCAAGATGCTTCGGGAGAAAGCCGGTTGAATCTAGGCGAAATCACGAATTTTCTCCGATACGATTCAGGAGAGGCTTCGATTCGGCCGGAAGGATACAAAATCCTGGATCAATTGATCGAGTATTTGCGCACCAGTGGGGACGCGCGAATGATCCGGGTCGAGGGGCATGCAGACAATGTCGAGATCGGTCCGACCTTGAAGTCGCGCTATCCGAGCAATTGGGAGCTGTCCAAGGCCCGCGCGAGCGGTGTCCTTCGGTATCTGGTCGAAAAAGGAGGATTGGATTCGGCTCGCCTGGCTTCCGTCGGCTATGGTGATGGACGACCGGTTGCGACGAACGCAACTGAGGAGGGCCGGACCAGTAATCGTCGTGTGGAAGTCCTGCTCTACGCCCCGACCTCAACGGAGGCCAATCCTCCACAGCCGGCTATGCCCAAGACGGCAGATAAGCCGGATAGCGATCCTGCCAGTCTCAGTGCGAAAGGCGCTCACGACTCGTCATCCGTCCCTGCGGCATCGGATGCCGCGGGAGGCCCATCTGACTCTTCAGTAATCGGACAGGATGCTCTCCCGGCGGACCACGGGCCAGGGACTCTCAGCCTCCCTGACTCTTCAGGGCCGGTCGGGCTCCCAGATCCGACCGCGCAGGATCCGGCTGTGCCCACCGGTCGGCCCTTAGAGTAA